From Halichoerus grypus chromosome 6, mHalGry1.hap1.1, whole genome shotgun sequence, one genomic window encodes:
- the NLRC3 gene encoding NLR family CARD domain-containing protein 3 isoform X6: protein MRKQEVRTGGEAGQGRGPSSPAGQVKALVDLLAGKSSQGSQAPHTADRTPHSDDSRIQKCQEALLNRAKGSPELSGPSPRLTNLLLVEGLTDLQLKEHDFTQVETTRGGWHPAKTIALDRLFLPLSRVSIPPRISITIGVAGVGKTTLVRNFVHLWARGQVGKDFSLVLPLTFRDLNTHEKLSADRLIRSVFPHTGESGLVAAALPKILLILDGLDECKTPLDFSNTVACTDPKKEIQVDHLITNIIRGNLFPEVSVWVTSRPGVAGQIPGGLVDRMTEIRGFTEEEIKVCLEEMFPEDHALSDWVLRQVQADRALYLMCTVPAFCRLAGSALGHLSRSKPGPQDAEPWTPRTLCELYSWYFRMALGGDGQEKGKASPRIEQVAHSSRKMVGTLGRLAFHGLVRRKYVFYEQDLKAFGVDLALLQSALCGCFLRREETLASSTAYCFTHLSLQEFVAAAYYYSASKRAIFDLFTEGGVSWPRLGFLTHFRSAAQRAMQAEDGRLDVFLRFLSGLLSPKVNALLAGSLLAQGEQQGYRAQVAELLQGCLRPNVAVCARAVNILRCLHELQHTELARGVQAAMESGGLAALTGPQHRAALAYLLQVSDACAREASLSLRLSKGVLQSLLPQLLYCRSLRLDNNQFQDPVMELLGSVLSGKDCRIQRISLAENQISNKGAKALARSLLVNRSLTALDLRSNSIGPQGAKALADALKINRTLAFLSLQSNSIRDNGARSVAEALAANRTLSVLHLQKNTIGPVGAQQMADTLKQNRSLKELIFSSNSIGDGGAGALAKALKVNQGLESLDLQSNSISDAGVAALMGALCANKTLVSLNLRENSISSEGARELARALCTNSTLKNLDLTANLLHDQGAQAIAVAMRENQALTSLHLQWNFIQAGAAKALGQALQLNRSLTSLDLQENAIGDEGASAVASALKANTALTALYLQVASIGSRGAQALGDALAVNRTLEILELPNRGVK, encoded by the exons ATGAGGAAGCAGGAGGTGCGGACGGGTGGGGAGGCAGGCCAGGGCCGAGGCCCCAGCTCCCCGGCAGGGCAGGTGAAAGCCCTCGTGGACCTGCTGGCTGGGAAGAGCAGTCAGGGCTCCCAGGCCCCACACACCGCAGACAGGACGCCACACAGTGATG ACTCGAGGATACAGAAGTGCCAGGAGGCTCTGCTGAACAGGGCAAAGGGCAGCCCAGAGCTGAGCGGCCCCTCGCCCAGGCTGACCAATCTCCTGCTGGTGGAGGGGCTCACAGACCTGCAGCTGAAGGAACATGACTTCACTCAGGTGGAGACCACACGTGGGGGCTGGCACCCGGCCAAGACCATCGCCCTGGACAGACTCTTCCTGCCTCTGTCTCGGGTGTCTATCCCACCCCGAATCTCCATCACCATCGGGGTAGCTGGCGTGGGCAAGACCACCCTGGTGAGGAACTTTGTCCACCTCTGGGCCCGGGGACAGGTCGGCAAGGACTTCTCCCTGGTGCTACCTTTGACCTTCCGAGATCTCAACACCCACGAGAAGCTGTCTGCAGACAGACTCATCCGCTCCGTCTTCCCGCACACTGGGGAGTCTGGCCTGGTGGCAGCAGCCCTACCCAAAATCCTCCTGATCCTGGACGGCCTGGATGAATGTAAGACGCCTCTGGACTTCTCCAACACTGTAGCGTGCACAGACCCCAAGAAGGAGATCCAGGTGGACCATCTGATCACCAACATCATCCGAGGCAACCTCTTCCCGGAAGTTTCTGTCTGGGTCACTTCCCGCCCCGGCGTGGCTGGCCAGATCCCAGGGGGCCTGGTGGACCGGATGACAGAGATCCGGGGCTTTACCGAGGAAGAGATCAAGGTGTGTCTGGAGGAGATGTTCCCCGAGGACCATGCCCTCTCAGACTGGGTCCTGAGGCAGGTGCAGGCAGACAGGGCCCTGTACCTGATGTGCACAGTCCCGGCCTTCTGCCGGCTCGCAGGGTCGGCACTGGGTCACTTGAGCCGCAGCAAGCCGGGGCCCCAGGACGCAGAGCCATGGACTCCAAGGACCCTGTGCGAGCTCTACTCTTGGTACTTCAGGATGGCCCTCGGTGGGGACGGGCAGGAGAAGGGCAAGGCGAGCCCTCGCATCGAGCAGGTGGCCCACAGCAGCCGCAAGATGGTGGGAACTCTGGGTCGGCTGGCCTTCCACGGGCTGGTCAGGAGGAAGTACGTGTTCTACGAGCAGGACCTGAAGGCGTTTGGCGTGGATCTCGCCCTGCTGCAGAGCGCCCTGTGCGGCTGCTTCCTGCGGCGGGAAGAGACCCTGGCCTCCTCGACAGCCTACTGCTTCACCCACCTGTCCCTGCAGGAGTTCGTGGCGGCCGCGTACTATTACAGCGCGTCCAAGAGGGCCATCTTTGACCTCTTCACCGAGGGAGGCGTGTCCTGGCCCCGCCTCGGCTTCCTCACCCATTTCCGGAGTGCGGCCCAGCGGGCCATGCAGGCCGAGGACGGGCGGCTGGATGTGTTCTTGCGCTTCCTCTCAGGACTTCTGTCCCCGAAGGTCAACGCCCTgctggcgggctccctgctggcccagggggagcagcagggctaCCGGGCCCAGGTGGCGGAGCTCCTGCAGGGCTGCCTACGCCCCAACGTGGCCGTCTGTGCCCGGGCGGTCAACATCCTGCGCTGCCTGCACGAGCTGCAGCACACGGAGCTGGCCCGCGGCGTGCAGGCGGCCATGGAGAGCGGCGGCCTGGCAGCGCTGACCGGCCCCCAGCACCGCGCCGCCCTGGCCTATCTCCTGCAGGTGTCGGACGCCTGCGCCCGGGAGGCCAGCCTGTCACTGCGCCTCAGCAAGGGCGTCCTCCAGAGCCTGCTGCCGCAGCTGCTGTACTGCCGGAGCCTGAG GCTGGACAACAACCAGTTCCAGGACCCCGTGATGGAACTGCTGGGCAGCGTGCTGAGTGGGAAGGACTGTCGCATTCAGAGGATCAG CTTGGCTGAGAACCAGATCAGTAACAAAGGGGCCAAAGCTCTGGCCAGATCCCTCCTGGTCAACAGAAGTCTGACTGCTCTGGA CCTCCGCAGTAACTCCATTGGACCTCAAGGGGCGAAGGCTTTGGCAGATGCTCTGAAGATTAACCGCACTCTGGCTTTTCTGAG CCTCCAGAGCAACTCGATCAGGGATAACGGTGCCAGGTCTGTGGCTGAGGCCTTGGCTGCCAACCGGACCCTCTCTGTGCTGCA cCTACAGAAGAATACCATCGGGCCTGTGGGAGCCCAGCAGATGGCAGATACCCTGAAACAGAACAGGAGTCTGAAGGAACTCAT ATTCTCCAGTAACAGCATTGGCGACGGAGGGGCCGGGGCCCTGGCTAAGGCCCTGAAGGTGAACCAGGGCCTGGAGAGCCTGGA CCTGCAGAGCAATTCCATCAGTGATGCAGGGGTGGCGGCACTGATGGGGGCCCTCTGCGCCAACAAGACCCTCGTCAGCCTCAA cctGCGAGAAAACTCCATCAGCTCAGAGGGAGCCCGGGAACTGGCTCGAGCTCTCTGCACCAACAGCACCCTGAAGAACCTGGA cctgacAGCCAACCTCCTCCACGACCAGGGCGCCCAGGCCATCGCGGTGGCAATGAGAGAAAACCAGGCCCTCACGTCCCTTCA CCTGCAGTGGAATTTCATCCAGGCCGGTGCTGCCAAGGCCCTGGGACAAGCACTACAGCTCAACAGGAGCCTGACCAGCCTCGA